One Bacteroidota bacterium DNA window includes the following coding sequences:
- a CDS encoding IS1595 family transposase, which produces RYNGIAKAHFELFLKECEWRFNYGPASNLLKTLLDWTVI; this is translated from the coding sequence GTCGGTATAATGGGATCGCGAAGGCTCATTTCGAGCTGTTTTTGAAGGAATGCGAGTGGCGGTTCAACTACGGTCCGGCGAGCAACTTGCTGAAGACGCTACTGGACTGGACCGTTATCTAG